In a genomic window of Nomascus leucogenys isolate Asia chromosome 4, Asia_NLE_v1, whole genome shotgun sequence:
- the NCKIPSD gene encoding NCK-interacting protein with SH3 domain isoform X1, which produces MYRALYAFRSAEPNALAFAAGETFLVLERSSAHWWLAARARSGETGYVPPAYLRRLQGLEQDVLQAIDRAIEAVHNTAMRDGGKYSLEQRGVLQKLIHHRKETLSRRGPSASSVAVMTPSTSDHHLDAAAARQPNGVCRAGFERQHSLPSSEHLGADGGLYQIPLPSSQIPPQPRRAAPATPPPPVKRRDREALMASGSGGHNTTPSGGNSVSSGSSVSSTSLDTLYTGSSPTEPGSSCSPTPPPVPRRGTHTTVSQVQPPPSKASAPEPPAEEVATGTTSASDDLEALGTLSLGTTEEKAAAEVAVPRTIGAELMELVRRNTGLSHELCRVAIGVIVGHIQASVPASSPVMEQVLLSLVEGKDLSTALPSGQVCHDQQRLEVIFADLARRKDDAQQRSWALYEDEGVIRCYLEELLHILTDADPEVCKKMCKRNEFESVLALVAYYQMEHRASLRLLLLKCFGAMCSLDAAIISTLVSSVLPVELARDMQTDTQDHQKLCYSALILAMVFSMGEAVPYAHYEHLGMPFAQFLLSIVEDGLPLDTTEQLPDLCVNLLLALNLHLPAPDQNVIMAALSKHANVKIFSEKLLLLLNRGDDPVRIFKHEPQPPHSVLKFLQDVFGSPATAAIFYHTDMMALIDITVRHIADLSPGDKLRMEYLSLMHAVVRTTPYLQHRHRLPDLQAILRRILNEEETSPQCQMDRMIVREMCKEFPVLGEAPS; this is translated from the exons GGCCTGGAGCAGGATGTCCTCCAGGCCATTGACCGGGCCATCGAGGCTGTACACAACACGGCCATGCGGGATGGTGGCAAGTACAGCCTGGAACAGCGTGGAGTCCTCCA GAAGCTGATCCACCACCGGAAAGAGACCCTGTCACGCAGAGGCCCTTCAGCCTCCAGTGTTGCAGTTATGACCCCATCAACCAGTGACCACCACTTGGATGCTGCTGCGGCCAGGCAGCCCAATGGGGTGTGTCGAGCTGGGTTCGAGCGGCAGCACAGCCTACCCAGTTCTGAGCATCTTGGGGCAGATGGAGGCCTCTACCAG ATCCCACTTCCATCTTCCCAGATCCCACCACAGCCTCGCCGAGCAGCACCCGCCACACCGCCCCCACCAGTGAAGCGCCGAGACCGCGAGGCCCTGATGGCCTCTGGGAGTG GTGGCCACAACACCACGCCCTCCGGGGGTAACTCTGTGTCCAGCGGCTCCTCAGTCAGCAGCACCTCCCTTGACACGCTCTATACCGGCTCCAGCCCAACTGAACCAGGCTCCAGCTGCTCACCCACACCCCCACCTGTGCCCCGCCGAGGCACCCACACCACCGTGTCCCAAGTCCAGCCCCCTCCCTCCAAGGCATCAGCACCTGAACCCCCTGCAGAAGAAGTGGCAACTGGTACAACCTCAGCCTCTGATGACCTGGAAGCCCTGGGTACACTGAGCCTGGGGACCACAGAGGAGAAGGCAGCAGCTGAGGTGGCTGTGCCCAGGACCATTGGGGCCGAGCTGATGGAGCTGGTGCGGAGAAACACTGGCCTGAGCCACGAATTATGCCGGGTGGCCATCGGTGTCATAGTGGGTCACATCCAGGCCTCCGTGCCGGCCAGCTCACCAGTCATGGAGCAGGTCCTCCTCTCACTCGTAGAGGGCAAG GACCTCAGCACGGCCCTGCCCTCAGGGCAGGTCTGCCACGACCAGCAGAGGCTGGAGGTGATCTTTGCAGACCTGGCTCGACGTAAGGACGACGCCCAGCAGCGCAGTTGGGCACTATATGAGGACGAGGGTGTCATCCGCTGCTACCTGGAGGAGCTGCTGCATATTCTG ACTGATGCAGACCCTGAAGTTTGCAAGAAAATGTGCAAGAGAAACGAGTTCGAGTCTGTCCTGGCCTTGGTGGCCTATTACCAAATG GAACACCGAGCATCACTGCGGCTGCTGCTCCTCAAGTGCTTCGGTGCCATGTGCAGCCTGGATGCGGCCATCATCTCCACGCTTGTGTCATCCGTGCTGCCTGTGGAGCTGGCGAGGGACATGCAGACAGACACGCAGG ACCACCAGAAACTCTGTTACTCTGCCCTCATCCTGGCCATGGTCTTCTCCATGGGAGAGGCAGTGCCCTATGCACACTATG AGCACCTGGGCATGCCTTTCGCCCAGTTCCTACTGAGCATCGTCGAGGATGGGCTGCCCTTGGACACCACAGAGCAGCTGCCGGACCTCTGCGTGAACCTGCTTCTGGCTCTCAACCTGCACCTGCCAG CCCCTGACCAGAATGTCATCATGGCTGCCCTGAGCAAACATGCCAATGTCAAGATCTTCTCCGAGAAGCTGTTGTTGCTCCTGAACAGAGGGG ATGACCCTGTGCGCATCTTCAAACATGAGCCACAGCCGCCACACTCTGTCCTCAAGTTCCTGCAGGACGTGTTTGGCAGCCCGGCCACAGCTGCCATCTTCTACCACACAGACATGATGGCTCTCATTGACATCACTGTGCGGCACATCGCAGACTTGTCACCGGGAGACAAG CTGCGCATGGAGTACCTCTCCCTGATGCATGCTGTAGTCCGCACCACGCCCTACCTGCAGCACCGCCACCGGCTACCCGACCTGCAGGCCATACTGCGACGCATCCTGAATGAGGAGGAGACCTCACCCCAGTGCCAGATGGACCGCATGATTGTCCGAGAGATGTGCAAGGAATTCCCGGTGCTGGGGGAGGCTCCCAGCTAG
- the NCKIPSD gene encoding NCK-interacting protein with SH3 domain isoform X2, protein MYRALYAFRSAEPNALAFAAGETFLVLERSSAHWWLAARARSGETGYVPPAYLRRLQGLEQDVLQAIDRAIEAVHNTAMRDGGKYSLEQRGVLQKLIHHRKETLSRRGPSASSVAVMTPSTSDHHLDAAAARQPNGVCRAGFERQHSLPSSEHLGADGGLYQIPPQPRRAAPATPPPPVKRRDREALMASGSGGHNTTPSGGNSVSSGSSVSSTSLDTLYTGSSPTEPGSSCSPTPPPVPRRGTHTTVSQVQPPPSKASAPEPPAEEVATGTTSASDDLEALGTLSLGTTEEKAAAEVAVPRTIGAELMELVRRNTGLSHELCRVAIGVIVGHIQASVPASSPVMEQVLLSLVEGKDLSTALPSGQVCHDQQRLEVIFADLARRKDDAQQRSWALYEDEGVIRCYLEELLHILTDADPEVCKKMCKRNEFESVLALVAYYQMEHRASLRLLLLKCFGAMCSLDAAIISTLVSSVLPVELARDMQTDTQDHQKLCYSALILAMVFSMGEAVPYAHYEHLGMPFAQFLLSIVEDGLPLDTTEQLPDLCVNLLLALNLHLPAPDQNVIMAALSKHANVKIFSEKLLLLLNRGDDPVRIFKHEPQPPHSVLKFLQDVFGSPATAAIFYHTDMMALIDITVRHIADLSPGDKLRMEYLSLMHAVVRTTPYLQHRHRLPDLQAILRRILNEEETSPQCQMDRMIVREMCKEFPVLGEAPS, encoded by the exons GGCCTGGAGCAGGATGTCCTCCAGGCCATTGACCGGGCCATCGAGGCTGTACACAACACGGCCATGCGGGATGGTGGCAAGTACAGCCTGGAACAGCGTGGAGTCCTCCA GAAGCTGATCCACCACCGGAAAGAGACCCTGTCACGCAGAGGCCCTTCAGCCTCCAGTGTTGCAGTTATGACCCCATCAACCAGTGACCACCACTTGGATGCTGCTGCGGCCAGGCAGCCCAATGGGGTGTGTCGAGCTGGGTTCGAGCGGCAGCACAGCCTACCCAGTTCTGAGCATCTTGGGGCAGATGGAGGCCTCTACCAG ATCCCACCACAGCCTCGCCGAGCAGCACCCGCCACACCGCCCCCACCAGTGAAGCGCCGAGACCGCGAGGCCCTGATGGCCTCTGGGAGTG GTGGCCACAACACCACGCCCTCCGGGGGTAACTCTGTGTCCAGCGGCTCCTCAGTCAGCAGCACCTCCCTTGACACGCTCTATACCGGCTCCAGCCCAACTGAACCAGGCTCCAGCTGCTCACCCACACCCCCACCTGTGCCCCGCCGAGGCACCCACACCACCGTGTCCCAAGTCCAGCCCCCTCCCTCCAAGGCATCAGCACCTGAACCCCCTGCAGAAGAAGTGGCAACTGGTACAACCTCAGCCTCTGATGACCTGGAAGCCCTGGGTACACTGAGCCTGGGGACCACAGAGGAGAAGGCAGCAGCTGAGGTGGCTGTGCCCAGGACCATTGGGGCCGAGCTGATGGAGCTGGTGCGGAGAAACACTGGCCTGAGCCACGAATTATGCCGGGTGGCCATCGGTGTCATAGTGGGTCACATCCAGGCCTCCGTGCCGGCCAGCTCACCAGTCATGGAGCAGGTCCTCCTCTCACTCGTAGAGGGCAAG GACCTCAGCACGGCCCTGCCCTCAGGGCAGGTCTGCCACGACCAGCAGAGGCTGGAGGTGATCTTTGCAGACCTGGCTCGACGTAAGGACGACGCCCAGCAGCGCAGTTGGGCACTATATGAGGACGAGGGTGTCATCCGCTGCTACCTGGAGGAGCTGCTGCATATTCTG ACTGATGCAGACCCTGAAGTTTGCAAGAAAATGTGCAAGAGAAACGAGTTCGAGTCTGTCCTGGCCTTGGTGGCCTATTACCAAATG GAACACCGAGCATCACTGCGGCTGCTGCTCCTCAAGTGCTTCGGTGCCATGTGCAGCCTGGATGCGGCCATCATCTCCACGCTTGTGTCATCCGTGCTGCCTGTGGAGCTGGCGAGGGACATGCAGACAGACACGCAGG ACCACCAGAAACTCTGTTACTCTGCCCTCATCCTGGCCATGGTCTTCTCCATGGGAGAGGCAGTGCCCTATGCACACTATG AGCACCTGGGCATGCCTTTCGCCCAGTTCCTACTGAGCATCGTCGAGGATGGGCTGCCCTTGGACACCACAGAGCAGCTGCCGGACCTCTGCGTGAACCTGCTTCTGGCTCTCAACCTGCACCTGCCAG CCCCTGACCAGAATGTCATCATGGCTGCCCTGAGCAAACATGCCAATGTCAAGATCTTCTCCGAGAAGCTGTTGTTGCTCCTGAACAGAGGGG ATGACCCTGTGCGCATCTTCAAACATGAGCCACAGCCGCCACACTCTGTCCTCAAGTTCCTGCAGGACGTGTTTGGCAGCCCGGCCACAGCTGCCATCTTCTACCACACAGACATGATGGCTCTCATTGACATCACTGTGCGGCACATCGCAGACTTGTCACCGGGAGACAAG CTGCGCATGGAGTACCTCTCCCTGATGCATGCTGTAGTCCGCACCACGCCCTACCTGCAGCACCGCCACCGGCTACCCGACCTGCAGGCCATACTGCGACGCATCCTGAATGAGGAGGAGACCTCACCCCAGTGCCAGATGGACCGCATGATTGTCCGAGAGATGTGCAAGGAATTCCCGGTGCTGGGGGAGGCTCCCAGCTAG
- the NCKIPSD gene encoding NCK-interacting protein with SH3 domain isoform X3, translated as MRDGGKYSLEQRGVLQKLIHHRKETLSRRGPSASSVAVMTPSTSDHHLDAAAARQPNGVCRAGFERQHSLPSSEHLGADGGLYQIPLPSSQIPPQPRRAAPATPPPPVKRRDREALMASGSGGHNTTPSGGNSVSSGSSVSSTSLDTLYTGSSPTEPGSSCSPTPPPVPRRGTHTTVSQVQPPPSKASAPEPPAEEVATGTTSASDDLEALGTLSLGTTEEKAAAEVAVPRTIGAELMELVRRNTGLSHELCRVAIGVIVGHIQASVPASSPVMEQVLLSLVEGKDLSTALPSGQVCHDQQRLEVIFADLARRKDDAQQRSWALYEDEGVIRCYLEELLHILTDADPEVCKKMCKRNEFESVLALVAYYQMEHRASLRLLLLKCFGAMCSLDAAIISTLVSSVLPVELARDMQTDTQDHQKLCYSALILAMVFSMGEAVPYAHYEHLGMPFAQFLLSIVEDGLPLDTTEQLPDLCVNLLLALNLHLPAPDQNVIMAALSKHANVKIFSEKLLLLLNRGDDPVRIFKHEPQPPHSVLKFLQDVFGSPATAAIFYHTDMMALIDITVRHIADLSPGDKLRMEYLSLMHAVVRTTPYLQHRHRLPDLQAILRRILNEEETSPQCQMDRMIVREMCKEFPVLGEAPS; from the exons ATGCGGGATGGTGGCAAGTACAGCCTGGAACAGCGTGGAGTCCTCCA GAAGCTGATCCACCACCGGAAAGAGACCCTGTCACGCAGAGGCCCTTCAGCCTCCAGTGTTGCAGTTATGACCCCATCAACCAGTGACCACCACTTGGATGCTGCTGCGGCCAGGCAGCCCAATGGGGTGTGTCGAGCTGGGTTCGAGCGGCAGCACAGCCTACCCAGTTCTGAGCATCTTGGGGCAGATGGAGGCCTCTACCAG ATCCCACTTCCATCTTCCCAGATCCCACCACAGCCTCGCCGAGCAGCACCCGCCACACCGCCCCCACCAGTGAAGCGCCGAGACCGCGAGGCCCTGATGGCCTCTGGGAGTG GTGGCCACAACACCACGCCCTCCGGGGGTAACTCTGTGTCCAGCGGCTCCTCAGTCAGCAGCACCTCCCTTGACACGCTCTATACCGGCTCCAGCCCAACTGAACCAGGCTCCAGCTGCTCACCCACACCCCCACCTGTGCCCCGCCGAGGCACCCACACCACCGTGTCCCAAGTCCAGCCCCCTCCCTCCAAGGCATCAGCACCTGAACCCCCTGCAGAAGAAGTGGCAACTGGTACAACCTCAGCCTCTGATGACCTGGAAGCCCTGGGTACACTGAGCCTGGGGACCACAGAGGAGAAGGCAGCAGCTGAGGTGGCTGTGCCCAGGACCATTGGGGCCGAGCTGATGGAGCTGGTGCGGAGAAACACTGGCCTGAGCCACGAATTATGCCGGGTGGCCATCGGTGTCATAGTGGGTCACATCCAGGCCTCCGTGCCGGCCAGCTCACCAGTCATGGAGCAGGTCCTCCTCTCACTCGTAGAGGGCAAG GACCTCAGCACGGCCCTGCCCTCAGGGCAGGTCTGCCACGACCAGCAGAGGCTGGAGGTGATCTTTGCAGACCTGGCTCGACGTAAGGACGACGCCCAGCAGCGCAGTTGGGCACTATATGAGGACGAGGGTGTCATCCGCTGCTACCTGGAGGAGCTGCTGCATATTCTG ACTGATGCAGACCCTGAAGTTTGCAAGAAAATGTGCAAGAGAAACGAGTTCGAGTCTGTCCTGGCCTTGGTGGCCTATTACCAAATG GAACACCGAGCATCACTGCGGCTGCTGCTCCTCAAGTGCTTCGGTGCCATGTGCAGCCTGGATGCGGCCATCATCTCCACGCTTGTGTCATCCGTGCTGCCTGTGGAGCTGGCGAGGGACATGCAGACAGACACGCAGG ACCACCAGAAACTCTGTTACTCTGCCCTCATCCTGGCCATGGTCTTCTCCATGGGAGAGGCAGTGCCCTATGCACACTATG AGCACCTGGGCATGCCTTTCGCCCAGTTCCTACTGAGCATCGTCGAGGATGGGCTGCCCTTGGACACCACAGAGCAGCTGCCGGACCTCTGCGTGAACCTGCTTCTGGCTCTCAACCTGCACCTGCCAG CCCCTGACCAGAATGTCATCATGGCTGCCCTGAGCAAACATGCCAATGTCAAGATCTTCTCCGAGAAGCTGTTGTTGCTCCTGAACAGAGGGG ATGACCCTGTGCGCATCTTCAAACATGAGCCACAGCCGCCACACTCTGTCCTCAAGTTCCTGCAGGACGTGTTTGGCAGCCCGGCCACAGCTGCCATCTTCTACCACACAGACATGATGGCTCTCATTGACATCACTGTGCGGCACATCGCAGACTTGTCACCGGGAGACAAG CTGCGCATGGAGTACCTCTCCCTGATGCATGCTGTAGTCCGCACCACGCCCTACCTGCAGCACCGCCACCGGCTACCCGACCTGCAGGCCATACTGCGACGCATCCTGAATGAGGAGGAGACCTCACCCCAGTGCCAGATGGACCGCATGATTGTCCGAGAGATGTGCAAGGAATTCCCGGTGCTGGGGGAGGCTCCCAGCTAG